A window of Symbiobacterium terraclitae contains these coding sequences:
- the rplP gene encoding 50S ribosomal protein L16, translating to MLAPKRVKWRRPHKAVAKLNKGRSKAGNEVAFGDYGLQALEAAFITDRQIEAARIAMTRFIKRGGKVWIKIFPHKALTRKPAEVRMGSGKGAPETWVAVVKPGRIMFELAGVDEATAQEAMRLAAHKLPIKCKFVKREKAAVAAAVETGGEANEG from the coding sequence GTGCTTGCACCGAAGCGCGTCAAGTGGCGTCGCCCCCACAAGGCGGTCGCCAAGCTGAACAAGGGCCGCTCCAAGGCCGGTAACGAGGTTGCCTTTGGCGACTACGGGCTGCAGGCCCTGGAGGCGGCCTTCATCACCGACCGGCAGATCGAGGCTGCCCGTATTGCCATGACCCGTTTCATCAAGCGCGGCGGCAAGGTCTGGATCAAGATCTTCCCGCACAAGGCCCTGACCCGGAAGCCTGCCGAGGTCCGTATGGGTTCCGGTAAGGGCGCCCCGGAGACCTGGGTAGCCGTCGTCAAGCCCGGCCGGATCATGTTCGAGCTGGCCGGCGTGGACGAGGCGACCGCCCAGGAGGCCATGCGGCTTGCTGCGCACAAGCTGCCCATCAAGTGCAAGTTCGTGAAGCGGGAGAAGGCCGCAGTGGCTGCCGCTGTCGAGACGGGTGGTGAAGCCAATGAAGGTTAA
- the rplD gene encoding 50S ribosomal protein L4 — protein sequence MPKVAVYNKEGATVGEITLSDAVFGAEVNPGLLHEVVQMYLANQRQGTSDTKTRAEVSGGGKKPWRQKGTGRARQGSIRAPQWRHGGVAFGPHPRKYGWTMPKKARRAALRQALSAKLASGELIVIDSFELEAPKTREVVSLLKNLKAEGKAFIVTAEENVNVYKSARNIPGVRANAARNLNVYEVLASGKIVLTQDAVAKVEEVLG from the coding sequence ATGCCGAAAGTGGCCGTTTACAACAAGGAAGGCGCCACCGTCGGGGAGATCACCCTTTCGGACGCCGTGTTCGGGGCCGAGGTGAATCCCGGTCTCCTGCACGAAGTTGTGCAGATGTACCTCGCCAACCAGCGTCAGGGTACCTCCGACACGAAGACCCGCGCCGAGGTGTCCGGCGGCGGCAAGAAGCCGTGGCGTCAGAAGGGTACCGGCCGTGCGCGCCAGGGTTCGATCCGTGCGCCGCAGTGGCGGCACGGCGGCGTGGCGTTCGGCCCGCATCCCCGCAAGTACGGGTGGACGATGCCCAAGAAGGCCCGCAGGGCGGCGCTCCGTCAGGCGCTCAGCGCCAAGCTCGCCAGCGGTGAACTCATCGTCATCGATTCGTTCGAGCTGGAGGCGCCCAAGACCCGGGAGGTCGTCTCCCTGCTGAAGAACCTCAAGGCGGAGGGCAAGGCCTTCATCGTCACCGCCGAGGAGAACGTCAACGTCTACAAGTCGGCCCGGAACATTCCCGGCGTGCGCGCCAACGCAGCCCGCAACCTCAACGTCTACGAGGTGCTGGCCTCGGGCAAGATCGTGCTCACCCAGGACGCCGTGGCCAAGGTTGAGGAGGTGCTGGGCTGA
- the rplX gene encoding 50S ribosomal protein L24 translates to MHNGKVHVRKDEVVVVITGKDKGKQGKVLRVLPKENRVVVEGVNMVKKHTKPSAKNPNGGIIEMEAPIHASNVMSLEKIEAKKAKKKG, encoded by the coding sequence ATGCATAACGGCAAGGTGCACGTCCGCAAGGACGAGGTCGTCGTCGTCATCACCGGGAAGGACAAGGGCAAGCAGGGCAAGGTCCTGCGCGTGCTCCCGAAGGAGAACCGCGTGGTGGTCGAGGGCGTGAACATGGTCAAGAAGCACACCAAGCCTTCTGCCAAGAATCCGAACGGCGGCATCATCGAGATGGAGGCGCCCATTCACGCCTCGAACGTGATGTCGCTGGAGAAGATCGAAGCGAAGAAGGCGAAGAAAAAGGGCTAG
- the rpsJ gene encoding 30S ribosomal protein S10, producing MANQKIRIKLRAFDHKILDSSAAKIVETATRTGATVSGPIPLPTEKNIYTILTAPNGEKDIREQFEMRTHKRLIDILEPGSKTVEALMKLDLPAGVDIEIKL from the coding sequence GTGGCCAATCAGAAGATCCGCATCAAGCTGCGGGCCTTCGACCACAAGATCCTCGACAGCTCCGCTGCCAAGATCGTCGAGACGGCCACCCGGACCGGTGCCACCGTCAGCGGGCCGATTCCGCTGCCGACGGAGAAGAACATCTACACGATCCTGACCGCCCCCAACGGCGAGAAGGACATCCGCGAGCAGTTCGAGATGCGGACGCACAAGCGGCTCATCGACATCCTTGAGCCCGGCTCGAAGACTGTCGAAGCCCTGATGAAGCTGGATCTGCCAGCCGGCGTCGACATCGAGATCAAGCTCTAA
- the rpmC gene encoding 50S ribosomal protein L29 produces the protein MKVKEIREMSTEEIRAKVASLKEELFNLRFQLAVNNLENTARVREVRKAIARCKTIIRERELKAGSQGEAKA, from the coding sequence ATGAAGGTTAAGGAAATCCGCGAGATGTCCACCGAGGAAATCCGGGCCAAGGTGGCCAGCCTGAAGGAGGAGCTCTTTAACCTCCGGTTCCAGTTGGCGGTCAACAATCTTGAAAACACCGCGCGCGTGCGCGAGGTGCGCAAGGCGATTGCCCGTTGCAAGACCATCATCCGCGAGCGCGAGCTCAAGGCGGGCAGCCAGGGGGAGGCTAAGGCATGA
- the rplW gene encoding 50S ribosomal protein L23 — MMEARDIILKPLISEKNMAKMSEGKYAFKVRLDANKTQIKQAIEEIFGVTVTAVNTMRMRGKLRRQGKYIGRRSDWKKAIVQLKEGDSIKVFEGL; from the coding sequence CTGATGGAGGCTCGCGACATCATCCTCAAGCCGCTCATCTCGGAGAAGAACATGGCCAAGATGAGCGAGGGCAAGTACGCCTTCAAGGTGCGCCTTGATGCGAACAAGACCCAGATCAAGCAGGCGATCGAGGAGATCTTCGGCGTCACCGTCACCGCGGTGAACACCATGCGGATGAGGGGCAAGCTGCGCCGCCAGGGCAAGTACATCGGCCGCCGTTCGGATTGGAAGAAGGCTATCGTCCAGCTCAAGGAAGGCGACAGCATCAAGGTCTTCGAGGGCCTGTAA
- the rplB gene encoding 50S ribosomal protein L2 — protein MGIKHYKPTSPGIRQMTRHTFEELTSTKPEKSLLVRLVRKAGRNVYGRITTRHRGGGHKRMYRIIDFKRNEFDGIPAKVMTIEYDPNRTCRIALVQYANGAKRYILHPVGLNVGDTIVSGPDADIKVGNALPLEAIPVGTTVHNIELTPGRGGQLARSAGASAQIMAKEGGYALLRLPSGEQRKVLLACRATIGQVGNLEHENIVLGKAGRKRHLGFRPTVRGSVMNPVDHPHGGGEGRSPIGRPGPVSPWGKPTLGYKTRKPNKKSDRLIVSRRKK, from the coding sequence ATGGGAATCAAGCACTATAAGCCCACTTCCCCGGGTATCCGCCAGATGACGCGGCACACCTTCGAGGAGCTGACCAGCACCAAGCCTGAGAAGTCCCTGCTGGTACGCCTCGTCAGGAAGGCTGGGCGCAACGTCTACGGCCGCATTACCACCCGGCACCGCGGTGGCGGCCACAAGCGGATGTACCGGATCATCGACTTCAAGCGCAACGAGTTCGATGGCATCCCGGCCAAGGTGATGACCATCGAGTACGACCCGAACCGCACGTGCCGCATCGCCCTGGTGCAGTACGCCAACGGGGCCAAGCGGTACATCCTCCATCCGGTCGGCCTGAACGTCGGCGACACCATCGTCTCCGGCCCGGATGCCGACATCAAGGTGGGCAACGCCCTGCCGCTGGAGGCCATCCCGGTGGGCACCACCGTCCACAACATCGAACTGACGCCCGGCCGCGGCGGCCAGCTGGCCCGTTCCGCCGGCGCCTCCGCCCAGATCATGGCCAAGGAGGGCGGCTACGCCCTGCTGCGGCTCCCCTCCGGTGAGCAGCGCAAGGTCCTGCTGGCCTGCCGCGCCACCATCGGCCAGGTGGGCAACCTCGAGCACGAGAACATCGTCCTGGGCAAGGCCGGCCGCAAGCGCCACCTGGGCTTCCGCCCGACCGTCCGCGGTTCGGTCATGAACCCCGTCGACCACCCGCACGGCGGTGGCGAGGGCCGCTCGCCCATCGGCCGTCCCGGCCCGGTCTCCCCGTGGGGCAAGCCGACGCTGGGCTACAAGACCCGCAAGCCCAACAAGAAGTCTGACCGGCTGATCGTGAGCCGCCGCAAGAAGTAA
- the rplV gene encoding 50S ribosomal protein L22: MEVKASARYVRIAPRKVRVVIDLVRGKSVNEALALLKFVPKRASEPIAKVIKSAAANAEHNYNLNKDNLVISQAFVDQGPTLKRYHPRQRGQAFPILKRTSHITVMVKEKEAK, translated from the coding sequence GTGGAAGTCAAGGCCAGCGCTCGCTACGTTCGCATCGCTCCGCGCAAGGTGCGCGTGGTGATCGATCTCGTTCGCGGCAAGAGCGTGAACGAGGCGCTAGCGCTCCTCAAGTTCGTCCCCAAGCGGGCCAGCGAGCCGATCGCCAAGGTGATCAAGAGTGCCGCGGCCAACGCTGAGCACAACTACAACCTGAACAAGGATAACCTGGTCATCTCCCAGGCGTTTGTCGATCAGGGTCCCACGCTGAAGCGCTATCATCCGCGGCAGCGGGGCCAGGCGTTCCCCATCCTGAAGCGCACCTCCCACATCACCGTCATGGTGAAGGAAAAGGAGGCTAAGTAG
- the rpsS gene encoding 30S ribosomal protein S19, whose protein sequence is MGRSLKKGPYIDPSVEKKILALNEKGEKKVFKTWARDCTIFPEMVGHTIAVHNGKTHVPVYITEEMVGHKLGEFAPTRTFRGHGGDEKSSRVR, encoded by the coding sequence ATGGGTCGTTCCCTCAAGAAGGGGCCGTACATTGACCCCTCAGTTGAGAAGAAGATCCTCGCCCTGAACGAGAAGGGTGAGAAGAAGGTCTTCAAGACCTGGGCCCGTGACTGCACCATCTTCCCCGAGATGGTCGGCCACACGATCGCGGTCCACAACGGCAAGACCCATGTCCCGGTGTACATTACCGAGGAGATGGTTGGCCACAAGCTGGGTGAGTTCGCTCCGACCCGGACCTTCAGGGGTCACGGTGGGGACGAGAAGTCCAGCCGTGTGCGGTAA
- the tuf gene encoding elongation factor Tu, with amino-acid sequence MAKQRFERTKPHVNIGTIGHVDHGKTTLTAAITKVLADKGKAQFMAYDAIDKAPEERERGITINTAHVEYETDARHYAHVDCPGHADYVKNMITGAAQMDGAILVVSAADGPMPQTREHILLARQVGVPAIVVFLNKCDMVDDEELLELVELEVRELLNQYEFPGDDIPFIKGSALKALEGDPKYVKAIEELMDAVDSYIPTPERDADKPFLMPIEDVFTITGRGTVVTGRVERGKCKVGDQVEIIGLREENKTTVVTGLEMFRKLLDEVVAGDNVGALLRGIEKKEVERGQVLAKPGSIKPHTKFSGAIYVLTKEEGGRHSPFFNGYRPQFYFRTTDVTGTIKLPEGVEMVMPGDNVEISVELIHPIAIEEGLRFAVREGGRTVASGRVTKVAQ; translated from the coding sequence ATGGCTAAGCAGAGGTTCGAGCGTACCAAGCCGCACGTGAACATCGGCACCATTGGCCACGTCGACCACGGCAAGACCACCCTGACCGCGGCGATCACCAAGGTCCTCGCTGACAAGGGCAAGGCCCAGTTCATGGCCTATGACGCGATCGACAAGGCGCCCGAGGAGCGGGAGCGCGGCATCACCATCAACACCGCCCACGTGGAGTACGAGACCGACGCCCGGCACTACGCCCACGTCGACTGCCCCGGACACGCCGACTACGTGAAGAACATGATCACCGGCGCTGCCCAGATGGACGGCGCGATCCTGGTCGTCTCCGCCGCCGACGGCCCCATGCCGCAGACCCGTGAGCACATCCTGCTCGCCCGTCAGGTCGGCGTGCCCGCCATCGTCGTCTTCCTCAACAAGTGCGACATGGTCGACGACGAGGAGCTGCTGGAGCTGGTCGAGCTCGAGGTTCGCGAGCTGCTGAACCAGTACGAGTTCCCCGGCGACGACATCCCCTTCATCAAGGGCTCCGCCCTGAAGGCCCTCGAGGGCGATCCCAAGTACGTCAAGGCCATCGAGGAGCTCATGGACGCCGTCGACAGCTACATCCCGACGCCGGAGCGCGACGCCGACAAGCCCTTCCTGATGCCCATCGAGGACGTCTTCACCATCACCGGCCGCGGCACCGTCGTGACCGGCCGCGTCGAGCGTGGCAAGTGCAAGGTCGGCGACCAGGTCGAGATCATCGGCCTGCGCGAGGAGAACAAGACCACCGTCGTCACCGGCCTCGAGATGTTCCGCAAGCTGCTGGACGAGGTCGTCGCCGGCGACAACGTTGGCGCCCTGCTGCGCGGCATCGAGAAGAAGGAGGTCGAGCGCGGCCAGGTTCTGGCGAAGCCCGGCTCCATCAAGCCGCACACCAAGTTCTCCGGCGCCATCTACGTCCTGACCAAGGAGGAGGGCGGCCGCCACTCCCCGTTCTTCAACGGCTATCGCCCGCAGTTCTACTTCCGGACCACCGACGTGACCGGCACCATCAAGCTGCCCGAGGGCGTTGAGATGGTCATGCCTGGCGACAACGTCGAGATCTCCGTCGAGCTGATCCACCCGATCGCCATCGAGGAGGGCCTCCGGTTCGCCGTCCGTGAGGGTGGCCGCACCGTGGCCTCCGGCCGGGTCACCAAGGTCGCCCAGTAG
- the rpsQ gene encoding 30S ribosomal protein S17: protein MTAERNLRKTRVGVVTSDKMDKTVVVAVETLVQHPLYKKRIRRTKKFKAHDEQNQCKVGDKVRIMETRPLSKDKRWRVVEIIESAKVF, encoded by the coding sequence ATGACCGCAGAGCGTAATCTCCGCAAGACCCGCGTCGGCGTGGTCACCAGCGACAAGATGGACAAGACCGTCGTGGTCGCCGTGGAAACCCTGGTCCAGCACCCGCTGTACAAGAAGCGCATCCGCCGGACCAAGAAGTTCAAGGCCCACGATGAGCAGAACCAGTGCAAGGTGGGCGACAAGGTCCGCATCATGGAGACCCGCCCGCTCTCCAAGGACAAGCGCTGGCGCGTGGTTGAGATCATCGAGTCCGCCAAGGTGTTCTAA
- the rplN gene encoding 50S ribosomal protein L14 has protein sequence MIQVQTRLGVADNTGAKELMCIKVLGGSWRRYANIGDVIVCSVKEASPGGVVKKGDVVKAVVVRTRKGLRREDGSYIRFDENAAVILKDEKEPRGTRIFGPVARELRDKEFMKIISLAPEVL, from the coding sequence ATGATCCAGGTTCAGACCCGCCTTGGGGTCGCAGACAACACCGGCGCCAAGGAACTGATGTGCATCAAGGTCCTCGGCGGTTCGTGGCGGCGTTACGCCAACATCGGGGATGTCATCGTCTGCTCCGTCAAGGAGGCCAGCCCCGGCGGTGTCGTCAAGAAGGGCGACGTGGTCAAGGCCGTGGTTGTGCGTACCCGCAAGGGCCTGCGCCGTGAGGACGGTTCGTATATCCGCTTCGACGAGAACGCTGCCGTAATCCTGAAGGACGAGAAGGAGCCCCGGGGCACCCGTATCTTCGGACCCGTCGCGCGCGAGCTGCGCGACAAGGAGTTCATGAAGATCATCTCCCTGGCCCCTGAGGTCCTCTAG
- the rplC gene encoding 50S ribosomal protein L3, whose product MQKGILGKKLGMTQIFAADGKIIPVTVVEAGPCVVVQKKTVATDGYNAVQVGFDTIREKLVNKPMKGHFAKHEVKATRYLREFRLDDIESLNVGDTIKADIFAEGELVDVTGISRGKGFAGGIKRWNFSRSFMAHGSKYHRGPGSLGQRAWARVPKGRKLPGRLGGERVTVQGLRIVKVDPEKNLILIKGAVPGAKGSLITIRDSVKAAKAR is encoded by the coding sequence GTGCAGAAGGGCATTCTGGGCAAGAAGCTGGGCATGACCCAGATCTTCGCCGCCGACGGGAAGATCATCCCCGTCACCGTGGTTGAGGCCGGGCCCTGCGTCGTCGTCCAGAAGAAGACGGTGGCCACGGACGGCTACAACGCCGTGCAGGTCGGCTTCGACACGATCCGTGAGAAGCTCGTCAACAAGCCCATGAAGGGGCACTTCGCCAAGCATGAGGTCAAGGCGACCCGCTACCTGCGGGAGTTCCGCCTGGACGACATCGAGTCGCTCAACGTGGGCGACACCATCAAGGCCGACATCTTTGCCGAGGGCGAGCTGGTCGATGTCACCGGCATCTCTCGTGGAAAGGGCTTCGCCGGCGGCATCAAGCGGTGGAACTTCTCCCGCAGCTTCATGGCCCACGGCTCGAAATATCACCGGGGTCCCGGCTCTCTCGGACAGCGTGCCTGGGCCCGCGTGCCGAAGGGCCGCAAGCTGCCCGGCCGGCTGGGCGGCGAGCGGGTCACCGTGCAGGGGCTGCGCATCGTGAAGGTTGACCCCGAGAAGAACCTCATCCTCATCAAGGGTGCCGTTCCCGGCGCCAAGGGCTCGCTGATCACGATCCGCGATTCCGTGAAGGCCGCCAAGGCCCGCTAG
- a CDS encoding type Z 30S ribosomal protein S14 encodes MAKTSLKVKAARPQKYSVRAYNRCKLCGRPHAYMRKFGICRHCFRKLAHEGQIPGIRKASW; translated from the coding sequence GTGGCAAAGACTTCGCTCAAGGTCAAGGCGGCGCGGCCGCAGAAGTACTCCGTGCGGGCCTACAACCGCTGCAAGCTTTGCGGTCGTCCCCATGCGTACATGCGGAAGTTCGGCATCTGCCGTCACTGCTTCCGGAAGTTGGCGCACGAGGGTCAGATCCCCGGCATCCGCAAGGCCAGCTGGTAG
- the fusA gene encoding elongation factor G, which produces MSRQVSLDRLRNIGIMAHIDAGKTTTTERILFYTGRTHKLGETHEGAATMDFMVQEQERGITIQSAATTCNWKNHRINIIDTPGHVDFTVEVERSLRVLDGAVAVFCAKGGVEPQSETVWRQADKYGVPRMAYVNKMDTIGADFFRVVRMMKERLNARPVPIQLPIGAEDNFRGIVDLVRNVAIVYYDDLGKDIREEPVPEEMRELVEQYRTEMIEAATEADDALMEKYLMGEELTVEEIKAGLRKLTVACKISPVVCGSSYKNKGVQPMLDAVIDYLPSPLDVPPIQGVDPETGEELVRKPDDNEPFSALAFKVVTDPFVGRLCFIRVYSGRLPSGSYVLNATKGKRERVGRLVQMHANHREEIDAVETGDIAAVVGLKDTATGDTLCTDQAPVILESMEFPEPVIELAVEPKTKADQDKLSQALLKLAEEDPTFRMYTNQETGQTIIAGMGELHLEIIVDRLQREFKVGVNVGKPQVSYRETIKARVENVEGRFVRQSGGRGQYGHAVINLEPGEPGSGFVFENKIVGGVIPKEYIGPVEQGIREALQNGVLAGFPVIDVKVELVFGSYHEVDSSEAAFKIAGSMAFKAAAQKAQPVLLEPYMKVEVTVPEEYMGDVIGDLNARRGRIEGMEARAGAQVIRAQVPLAEMFGYATDLRSRTQGRGVYSMQFDHYEEVPQNVAKPIIEKAQGKA; this is translated from the coding sequence ATGTCTCGGCAGGTTTCGCTGGATAGGCTCCGCAATATCGGCATCATGGCGCATATTGACGCCGGCAAGACGACGACGACGGAGCGCATCCTGTTCTACACCGGTCGGACCCACAAGCTGGGCGAGACCCACGAGGGTGCGGCCACGATGGACTTCATGGTGCAGGAGCAGGAGCGCGGCATCACCATTCAGTCCGCGGCTACGACCTGCAACTGGAAGAACCACCGAATCAACATCATCGACACGCCCGGACACGTGGACTTCACGGTGGAGGTTGAGCGTTCGCTGCGCGTCCTGGACGGCGCAGTGGCCGTGTTCTGTGCCAAGGGCGGTGTGGAGCCGCAGTCGGAGACCGTGTGGCGGCAGGCCGACAAGTACGGGGTTCCCCGCATGGCCTACGTCAACAAGATGGACACCATCGGGGCCGACTTCTTCCGGGTCGTCCGGATGATGAAGGAGCGCCTGAACGCACGGCCCGTCCCGATTCAGCTGCCCATCGGCGCGGAGGACAACTTCCGGGGGATCGTGGACCTGGTTCGCAACGTGGCGATCGTGTACTACGACGACCTCGGCAAGGACATCCGCGAGGAGCCGGTTCCCGAGGAGATGCGGGAGCTGGTGGAGCAGTACCGCACGGAGATGATCGAGGCGGCGACCGAGGCGGACGACGCCCTGATGGAAAAGTACCTGATGGGCGAGGAGCTGACCGTCGAGGAGATCAAGGCCGGCCTGCGCAAGCTGACCGTCGCCTGCAAGATCTCGCCGGTTGTCTGCGGCTCGTCGTACAAGAACAAGGGCGTTCAGCCCATGCTGGATGCGGTGATCGACTACCTGCCGTCGCCGCTGGACGTGCCGCCGATTCAGGGCGTTGACCCCGAGACCGGCGAGGAGCTCGTCCGGAAGCCCGACGACAACGAGCCGTTCTCCGCGCTGGCGTTCAAGGTGGTCACCGACCCGTTCGTCGGCAGGCTCTGCTTCATCCGGGTCTACTCCGGCCGGCTTCCCAGCGGCAGCTACGTGCTGAACGCCACCAAGGGCAAGCGGGAGCGGGTCGGGCGCCTGGTGCAGATGCACGCCAACCACCGCGAGGAGATCGATGCGGTGGAGACGGGCGACATCGCCGCCGTGGTGGGCCTGAAGGACACCGCCACCGGCGACACGCTCTGCACGGACCAGGCCCCGGTCATCCTGGAGTCCATGGAGTTCCCCGAGCCGGTGATCGAGCTGGCTGTGGAACCCAAGACGAAGGCCGACCAGGATAAGCTCAGCCAGGCCCTGCTCAAACTGGCAGAGGAAGACCCGACCTTCCGGATGTACACCAACCAGGAGACGGGTCAGACCATCATCGCCGGCATGGGCGAGCTGCACCTGGAGATCATCGTCGACCGGCTCCAGCGGGAGTTCAAGGTGGGCGTGAACGTCGGCAAGCCGCAGGTCTCCTACCGCGAGACGATCAAGGCGCGAGTGGAGAACGTCGAGGGCCGGTTTGTCCGGCAGTCCGGCGGCCGCGGTCAGTACGGCCACGCTGTCATCAACCTGGAGCCCGGTGAGCCCGGCAGCGGCTTTGTCTTCGAGAACAAGATCGTCGGCGGCGTCATCCCCAAGGAGTACATCGGTCCCGTGGAGCAGGGCATCAGGGAGGCCCTCCAGAACGGCGTCCTCGCCGGCTTCCCGGTGATCGACGTCAAGGTCGAACTGGTCTTCGGCTCCTACCACGAGGTCGACTCCTCGGAGGCCGCCTTCAAGATCGCAGGCTCCATGGCCTTCAAGGCCGCCGCCCAGAAGGCTCAGCCGGTACTCCTCGAGCCGTACATGAAGGTCGAGGTCACCGTGCCGGAGGAGTACATGGGCGACGTGATCGGCGACCTCAACGCCCGCCGCGGCCGGATCGAGGGCATGGAAGCAAGGGCCGGCGCTCAGGTCATCCGGGCCCAGGTGCCCCTGGCAGAGATGTTCGGCTACGCGACCGATCTTCGTTCCCGGACCCAGGGCCGTGGCGTCTACTCGATGCAGTTTGACCACTACGAGGAAGTGCCTCAGAACGTGGCCAAGCCGATCATCGAGAAGGCCCAGGGCAAGGCATAG
- the rpsC gene encoding 30S ribosomal protein S3, which translates to MGQKVHPKGLRIGIVKDWDTRWYADKKNFSDLLVEDVKIRNFIKKTLYASGVSRIEIERAANRVKIIVHTAKPGMVIGRQGQGIAELQNRLAEMTGKQISLDVKEVRVAELDAQLVAESIAQQLEKRMSFRRAMKQAIQKAMRLGAKGVRIIISGRIGGAEIARTERAWEGTVPLHTLRADIDYGFAEADTTFGKIGVKVWMYVGEAAQQAASGDRRGDRGERRERGGRRGGRGGRGAGQGGQRPSREERAAAERAAIAAGPKPVSREGGHS; encoded by the coding sequence GTGGGTCAGAAAGTACACCCGAAGGGCCTCCGCATCGGCATCGTGAAGGACTGGGACACCCGCTGGTACGCGGACAAGAAGAACTTCAGCGACTTGCTGGTGGAGGACGTCAAGATCCGGAACTTCATCAAGAAGACGCTCTACGCCTCCGGCGTCTCCCGCATCGAGATCGAGCGGGCGGCGAACCGGGTCAAGATCATCGTGCACACCGCCAAGCCGGGCATGGTGATCGGCCGTCAGGGCCAGGGCATCGCCGAGCTGCAGAACAGGCTGGCCGAGATGACCGGCAAGCAGATCTCCCTGGACGTCAAGGAGGTCCGCGTCGCCGAGCTCGACGCCCAGTTGGTGGCCGAGTCCATCGCTCAGCAGCTTGAGAAGCGCATGTCCTTCCGCCGGGCGATGAAGCAGGCGATCCAGAAGGCCATGCGGCTCGGCGCCAAGGGCGTCCGCATCATCATCAGCGGCCGCATCGGCGGCGCCGAGATCGCCCGCACCGAGCGCGCCTGGGAGGGCACCGTGCCCCTGCACACCCTCCGGGCCGACATCGACTACGGGTTCGCCGAGGCCGACACGACCTTCGGCAAGATCGGCGTGAAGGTCTGGATGTACGTCGGCGAGGCCGCCCAGCAGGCTGCGTCCGGCGACCGGCGCGGCGACCGCGGCGAGCGGCGCGAGCGCGGCGGCCGGCGCGGCGGGCGCGGTGGCCGGGGTGCGGGCCAGGGCGGCCAGCGGCCCAGCCGCGAGGAGCGTGCCGCAGCCGAGCGTGCGGCCATCGCCGCAGGCCCGAAGCCTGTCAGCCGGGAAGGGGGGCATAGCTAG
- the rplE gene encoding 50S ribosomal protein L5, with product MANLKTKYQEEVVPALQKQFNYRNVMMVPRLDKIVVNVGLGEAVQNAKALDAAVGDIAAITGQRPVITRARKSISTFKIRTGMPIGCKVTLRGERMWDFLEKLIYVALPRVRDFRGVSPKAFDGRGNYALGLKEQLIFPEIDYDKIDKIRGMDVIIVTTAKTDEEAKALLKGLGMPFAER from the coding sequence TTGGCCAACTTGAAGACGAAGTACCAGGAAGAAGTCGTTCCTGCACTTCAGAAGCAGTTCAACTACCGCAACGTGATGATGGTCCCCCGGCTGGACAAGATCGTCGTCAACGTCGGCCTCGGCGAGGCCGTGCAGAACGCCAAGGCGCTTGACGCCGCCGTCGGCGACATCGCCGCGATCACCGGCCAGCGGCCGGTCATCACCCGGGCGCGGAAATCGATCTCGACCTTCAAGATCCGCACGGGTATGCCCATCGGCTGCAAGGTGACCCTCCGGGGCGAGCGGATGTGGGACTTCCTGGAGAAGCTGATCTACGTCGCACTGCCCCGCGTGCGCGACTTCCGCGGGGTTTCCCCGAAGGCCTTCGACGGTCGGGGCAACTACGCCCTGGGCCTGAAGGAGCAGCTGATCTTCCCCGAGATCGATTACGACAAGATCGATAAGATCCGGGGCATGGACGTGATCATCGTCACCACCGCGAAGACCGACGAAGAGGCGAAGGCCCTGCTGAAGGGGCTCGGCATGCCGTTCGCTGAACGCTAA
- the rpsH gene encoding 30S ribosomal protein S8, giving the protein MVVSDPIADLLTRIRNATTANHDRVEVPGSKMKKAIVQILKDEGFIRDFEWIDNGHQGVIRIYLKYGPNKTKVISGLRRISRPGLRVYAKRDQIPRVLGGLGIAILSTSKGVMTDKKARQEGLGGEVLCYIW; this is encoded by the coding sequence ATGGTCGTCTCCGATCCGATTGCCGATCTTCTGACCCGCATCCGGAACGCCACCACGGCCAACCACGACCGTGTCGAGGTTCCCGGGTCCAAGATGAAGAAGGCTATTGTGCAGATTCTGAAGGACGAGGGCTTTATCCGTGACTTCGAGTGGATCGACAACGGGCACCAGGGCGTGATCCGGATCTACCTGAAGTACGGTCCCAATAAGACGAAGGTTATCTCGGGCCTGCGGCGGATCTCCCGGCCCGGCCTCCGGGTCTACGCCAAGCGCGATCAGATTCCCCGCGTGCTGGGCGGCCTGGGCATCGCCATCCTGTCGACGTCGAAGGGCGTCATGACCGACAAGAAGGCCCGCCAGGAAGGCCTCGGCGGCGAAGTTCTCTGCTACATCTGGTAA